The genomic stretch AACAGTCCAGGAGTGACTTTTGTGTCTCTACCATCAATTGTCTTCCTGAACAAAGTAGTATCTCACTGGCGGCCCTGGCAAGTCTTCCTCTCCATCAGTCTCTGGAGCAAACGATACTGTCAAATCCACATACTTCTTATCAGCTGATGGTTTCACAAGCTTTTGCATCCTACAAGGAAATGAAGAACAGTTTCTTAACATACCAGAAGGAAGACTGGCAGTGGGAATTCAGGGCCAGGCTATAATGAATTTCACTGCCAGCAATGAAGCCCAACATActagaaaacagattaaaatggAGAATAAGCCgccttttcattttaacacaAAAGCTGTTCCTCCACCTGAGGTACAGCAAATGGTATTCCATTTTCTTGATAGACTTCGCCTGTTAGTGAGCTCTTACATTGTTGACTAACAAGTGCTCAGTacaaaagacaagagaaaatggccaGTTTCAGATGGGATTCCTCACCGATGTAATTTCTCTTTGGTGTCCTACCGAGGCACAAGGCAAAGTTAGCTTTCTGTGCAGGATTTCAGTTAACGAGGAAGATTATTATACATTGTTAGGGAGAACCATTCTCGCGCAGACACTAGATACAGAGTTCTGATGCAAAGTAATTCTACTGGTGTTAAGGTTTGTTAAGTCCTTGAATTTCAAAGGCGAATAGCAATGaggtgggaaaaaaagccaggatCTGGGACTTTTTCCTTCATGACCACAACCTGAGTTTAAACTAAGTAAGTGTATCATGTCTTAGTGCAACTTCTCCCCTTTGCTCTCCGCAGTCTCAAAAGCTACAGCTATTGCTTGAAAGTTGCACAGTAAAATACTGAAGTAGAAGGTCATTCAACCTCACTTTCATTACATATCTTTGGGCAtctcaaaattactttcttgcCAAGTCTGAGCACTAGGTTCATGAGGTTCAAATGCTAGGAGGCTGGGGAAAGAGTCACTCATTTCTATTCCTTACAGGTTACTTAGTGAAGGATTTTCCTTCTGGCTATGTTTTAGCTTGCAGGtcaaaaagctgctttctccAAAGTACTGTTCCCTTGCAAGAGCACAAAGCATTAACTCTTCTCAGCAGAGATAACTGAGGTATATCTGTTTGCATAAGGAAGCTCCAAGCTACAGAGCAAGGCAGATATCTATGTCTCTAAAACTTGCTTTTAAGGAGTATGCTACCAGTCAATGCTGTAATTCTGATATGAAGACAGAGTCTTGCAATACTTGTCATATTACAGCCAAAGATAGATTTTAAACATACAAGCAAGACCAGAGTTTGCTGTGCAAATACATAGCTTGCAAATATATTGCTGTTGAAATATAAAGCTTTGGGGACTGTTTGTACCAGAACACCAAGTTGCTGTAACTACATGGAAAGCTTGAACTAAGTCTTGGGGGAATAAGAAATCCTGATATTCACAAGGCAGCTTCACACCATGCCTCTGACTTCATTACACACCCCActcattcaaaattatttatacagCTGTAGGAGAAGGAATACAAACAACTTATTTTGAGATAGACTGTAAATTCACATCTTAGTATGCCAAGCAGTCAAAAGGCAGTACCAACTTAGAGGCTCTTCTCTCCCTGGAAGTTTGAAGTAGCTTGCCATAACACATACTACTTTGCCTGATGTTACTTACTGGCAAATCTTTGAAACAGCACTGATCAATGCATCTCCTTGCTCTAGTAAAGGCTGTGAGCACTGACCAGCACATACTTCACAAGAGCTGCGAGGAGCAAATTTGGAGCTAAAGAAGTTCAATCGACATATAAGGTAGAACTAAGCCTGGGTGAGACCTGGCTGTTACTTTGCAAAGGCTTATCAGTCAAAAACTAATGCCCTGCACACACAGCCTCCCAAACTTCCAGTTTGTTATACCCCAATTTCCTGTCAGTGAGCGGCACTGCAAAGCCTCACGAAGGTCTCATTTTCAAAAGGGCTCAAGTAAACTAGAATCTCAAGGAATTACTATGAACTAAACAGACTTCCAGAAATCTCAATCTGCAACCAATACATTAACTCCTTCCTGAATAAGTGTTCTCATTCTTTCAGAGCTAAGTTGCTAAATATCACCATTAGTTTTAAGCCAGTTTAAAAAGGTTCCATTAGTCTTGCTCTGCTTGAACCAAGGTATAttctttccccctccaaaaaaaccaacttacTGTCAGACTTCTTTGGGTTTCTCATTCTGGCATTCATCAGTTAGAATAGCATTTTGCAAGTCTCCTGTCCTCACCACAGAAGTTaattcactttctcttttttttttttctctattcaaaaaggaagaaatgaccttttttctttcccaaatacTAATGACTAGCAACTTTGAGAGAAAACATTGCTGTCAGACACACATCCTTATGATACAACCAGTGAACATAATTTGTACATGCACTTGCATACCTCAATCCATTTTCCAGTTATACTTACGTCAGCTTTAATCTTTTAATATGACCTGGCATTACAGGAACATACAGCATTTTGACTCCCTGTACAACCATAGTTGGTTCAATTCCATATTTCTCCTGGaattcacaaattaaaatttattaaaggACTAGGACAGCTGCACAAGCCAGCAGATACTACTACTGCTAATACTACAACCAATTATTCAAAACCATAGGATCCCAACCAGAAAACTTGCTCATGCATGGACATAAGTTTTATTAAGATACATTTGAGCCAATCAAATTAACAAAGAATTGGAAAATAGGCTCGGACATGTTTACTTAGAGACATTCCCATTGACATTAATTCTTTCTAGAATTACTCTGGTTTGAACAATAActtgattaaagaaaaaaacaacaacaacaaaacacaacaaaaaaaccccaaaccaacaacccaaaacaagaaaatccttTCCTTGTCTTGTATTAACTCAGTAGATAACTTACTCTGACAGCATTTATGAAGTCCAACAAAGTAAAATCCTCTTTCCCATAAATTGTCCACCTGTCCCAGATTGTAAATGATATcccatttctgttttttaaaaaaaaaggttggttGTTACTCTAGAACATGAACTCAGGCACTTCCCTTAAACATGTATCAGAGAACTGCTGTGTCTTCTAGCAACTTGCTATTTTATATTGAGCAAAAATCTCTTCCCTCTCCACTGCCatttctccagctctctgacCTGGTTAAGCACAAGACACAGTAAGAACTTTGAGTAAACATGGTATATTGGAATGAACTTAACTGAGTTTTCAGACCTACTGAAAAATAGTTCTTGTATTCACTAAGATGCAGAAGTGTGTCCAGTCTGTGCAAACAGGATGTTTATTAATAACCACACTGCATATCTAACTCATGTAGATTTTCAAAGCCTCACTAGCAATAGcttccactgaaaacaaaactaagcCCTTAAAACCACTATTTCTAAAATTAGGACAGAAGAGTATGTGCTGCATTTTCCAAACAGGAAGCTCTTGAGCAATGCATTATGAGACACCCTTACCAGTACTAAGAATATCAATTACACCTTTAGGAGTATGTAGTAAATGGATAATAGAGTTTGACAGCAAGCACTCAGTGATTCATGATCTTCCAAGtttaaagaacaacaaaaaaaataaccttaaatATCTGTAACATTTAATTGGAGTATGACAATGAATTGTGGTTCAATCATAGTTCTGCTATGCAAGCACATAAGGCCTTTGTTTATCTGGATTTAGTAACTGTACAAACTTGACACTTGTTGTGATGGCTCACCAAGTTCTAAACATAAATTACCAGGTTTCCAAATACCACCCTTCTACCATTATCCTTCCTACCTGATTTCTGTTCTTCTtacttcagcagtttctgtaaAGACCATTATGGGAATGGCAAGGTTCAGAAAACAGTTCTTGTATGCATCAGCTGGGTAGCCACCCACAACTTTAACGAGTTCCAGTGCAACCTGCAGTAAATAAGAATCCCATACTTccatgaaacaaaacacaggtTTTAGGtactgtgttatcaacactagTTAAGAGGTCAGCAACTACAGAGTAAGTTGTTAATGAGATCAGCCTTTGTCCAATCAGCAGAGTAAATCACATCTGGAAATACAACCCAGTATGCCACAAATTCTGTTCctgctaatggaaatatttaaaacatttgaaagtgTTCCTAATGTAGGGCTCTTCCAAAATTGTTTAATTAAGACACCTCCACAAAGTATGCAGTTCTGTTGAGGTGCATGGGTGTGAACTACTACAGAACAGATCCTTTCCACTCTTGGCAGTAGCGCTCTGATGGAAGTTAGTATtaattgcagaaaacaaaccaagatGCTGATCTCCAACTCCTCTCTCTggtcagcaaaacagaaataaaagcaccGAGGGCTTACCACATCTAGAACCAAGAGCGACCTTTTCTATTGGTATATGAGAAAAGAAGATTATTAACTTTGAAGTAAACCCATTTCTTTAACGAGGCTCTGTCACAGGAGTGTTAATCAATATCCAGACAACAGTAGTTTTAGGCAAGGATcagtaagagaaagaaatatgcattttaagcattttaaaaagcatactCACCAGCCCTGATACTGCAGCAGTAGCTGTTGCAATTGCAGGAATAATCTTTCCAGCAATGCGCTTTGTTTTGAACCGATCTGCTGGTTCAATGTTGTACATCTTGGCTCGCAAATTTGATGCTGCTGTTATGAAATCTATATGCCCGTTACTATCGTCATCTTTTTCAAAGGAGATGGGCTTCATTTGCAAGTCATCtgctcataaaaaaaaaaagcagcaaaaattattattagaaAACTGAAGATGTCCTAAACATAAGTTATAGGGAACTAGAACcttaacaaattaaaaaatttcacATTCTGGAGCTTGGTGCCTTACTTACAATTTGCTTTCCCATGCTAGAAGTAGAAATACTCCTATCAATACCAGTTGTTAGGAGTGAGTAATGAAAGAAATATCATCAGAACTCCATATAATTTTACTTGTCTTGGAACACCAGGAATAGATTTTGGATAGTCCTGTGGATGTTTCTTTACACCCCACTTCACTATGGCTCCATCCTGTGAGaattccctcttttttccctgctttgtttATCTGTAACCATTTCACTATAGACTCAGTAGCATGGGAGACAGAGGTTGACGCTCCTTGGGATGGGTTAGAGCTGAGCTAACCTTTCTCCTCTGTGTTCACAGGCTAAAAACGCACGCATGTAGTTGTTGTCCAACGACCTCTTCATGCGGCCAGGCACAAAAATGGGATTCGAGTATCCTCATTTTAACTTGTCTAGAAGATGCTGAAGAAGTCTCTAACAGCCTTCACAATTTAGGATAATTTCAGATTGATTCCTGTACGTAGTAACTCTCAACCTTCTCATACCTGAATCACTTTCAGTCCATGTGGGATCTAGCCAGCATCCTTTCCTTCCTTACAGTTCAGCTCCCTGCTCTCTGCTCACTGTCATCAGGGTTGTACTTACATGTACAAGTATAACAGAAAACCCTAAAACTTGCAGGAATCTCAGAAGTACAGAAGCATAGGGTAATGTCAAGCAATAAGAACAGTTACCTGCATGGCACTTCAGAAAGCTTTAGATATCTGCTACCTGCTTCTTGCAGAACTACAGAACTACTTTATCCAAAGACCTGAATGTCTTAGTACTGGCAGTGTAATTGCAAGATGTTACTAAGCTATGAAGGTAGTTTGCACTACTCACTTCCCAGAGCTTCGTTGGATAGTATAGACTTCTCCAGCTggaaaatagcatttctttCGTCTTCACTGCTGACTGGAATATGATCTGGTTTTCTTGCAGTTTCATCAGTCTGTACAACCTGCAAGTGTGTGCAGTGCTTGggtaataaaatacatgaaCTTTGTACAGCACAAGTGTGAAGTGTACTAGATTTCCTGTCTTCCTTGCAGTCTTTCCTCCTCAGTTCAAGAGAGACATAGACTTACTGGAGCAAGGCCAGCCAAGGGCCAGAAAGATCATTaaaggactggagcatctttcataggaggagaagctgagagctgggacagttcagcctgaagaagagaaggctcagtgGGATCTTATCAATATGTACAAATATCTGATGGGGGGAAAAGTACAGGAGGCAGAGCCAGACCCTTTTcactggtgcccagtgacaCGACAAGGGGGTATGGGCAAAAATTGAAGCACGTAAAATTCCGTAAGAAAcaaatacttcaaagaaaaaacaaacaaacaaaaaaacaacgAAAACCGTGAGGATGGctgaacactggcacaggtagcagagagaagctgtggagCCTCCATCCTcagagatactcaaaacccaatGGGACACAGTCCTTGATGACCTGCCCTAGCTGCCCCTACGTGAGCAATGGAGTTGGACTAGGcagtctccagaggtcccttccaacctcaaccgttctgtgattctgagtCAAAATATCGGTTCTGTCTCACAAGGCAAGTATTCATGAGACAAGTGTTAACACTGGGCAAGAAAACACGAAAATACCTTGGAATATTTGCTCATTTTAAATGATGACAAATGCTAGCCACTGCATATtaacatttcagctgttttgaagttaacacttcaaaaataaacatgaaagtAATGACACTTCCTTTACATTActtagaaagaaagaacaaattgaCACTAGTCTTGGATTGCTTTAAAGTTGCTTATGAGTAAAATTTTactacttttattaaaaatagtataGACTCATAAACTTAAAAAAGCTTGCAGACTTACAATCACACTCATGCACAGAAAATGATGCTACAACAAATCAtttgcaaaaggcaaaaaacccccacgttTTGCATTTAGCATCTGGTACATATATACCTTAGCTATATCAAGTGAAAGCGGTTCTCTATGCCACACTGTTGTTTccccaaaacacattttaatttgtgtttatttctcaTCACCATCAATGCAAGAAGTAGTTGGAGATGTGGGGCACTgcttgtgatttctttttttttttctttaaactaaaTAACTAAATATCACACTTACTTTATTTGAAGGTCTGAATTCTGGTACCTTCACAGCTGAAATAATCTTCAAAATAGTTTCCTCTGACAAATCCTGTTatggttttgaagaaaaacaatcgTCAATGCAGGAAGGCCCCCACAAAAAGACTGTATATCCAGTAGCATTGCAAAGAATACCAAAACATACCACAAAATCCTACAAATATTCAATGATGTTTCACCGAAAGTGATGTTTTGGTTGCCACAGTGAACAAGAGTGAAGTGCCTAGCACTTGAAAACTGAACAGAACTGAAGTGTAAAAGGTGACTTAAAGAAGATccaattagaaaagaaaaaagggtaacaagaaaaacaaaggataAGCAAACACAGAGGCTGTGagtagcaaaaaaataaaactcccaGATTATAGCTAAGacacttaattaaaaaaatgccttaaagATATCTTCTTTCAGATCAGTTATTATATTGCACAGGAAATCGGTCCATCAAGATAAAAACTCCTGAGTTCAGCACTTACTGAAAATACCCAACACACTACTCATTTCTTCTCTGGGTTAGGGATTTAAAGAAAGACTAAATGTAAGCAGTTGCTGAACAGCCAGTGCTGAAGGATAGATTACTTCAAGAATCACTTGAATCAGTTCTTGGGAAGAACTGACAACTGGACATCAggccaaaaccaaacatgtaCATCCAAGTTATGGGATGGGAACACTGTTAAGGTAGGGATTACCTTTTCTGTGAAAGGAACACAGTACACGGTTGCAAACAGTTTTGCTGCACTCACAATGAAACCATAGTGcctgaagaaaagaggaagataattattttttgttgtttttttacttcagttgcCCAAAGACTTGCAATCATAGTCAAAGAGGTCTTGaaaatgcacacacagaaaCGGAATTTCCACCCTTCAGCACACACAGTACAAAACAGATGACAGATTTTTAAGGGACTCAGAAGTCCTCCCCAAAACTAAGCAAACTTTGATGAGTGAAGTTATTTAATGAAAACCATGTTTCCTTAACCTCTGCAGTCAAGAAGATAACTACAAATGCTCACATGACATCAGTATGATAATGAAAAGCTTTACCTCAGAAATACTTTGATATTTGCTATGATCTCAGTTTCCACCCTAACTAAAAATGGTGATCCAGATAGTTTCTCAAAGCAGGTGTAGATGTGCAGCAGATAAAGGCTTTTCAGTCCTTCAACTACatcaaagtttaaaattatctgtaatACCCAAGCCATCTAGATCAGACCCAAATTgtgatgaagaagaaaaagggtcACTCCACTAGGTCATTTTAGGGAGTCAATTTAATTTGACTCATCCTGCATTTCATGATCTGGGCTGATGAGGGCAGGGAGTATGACAGCAACAACTCAGTAATTCTGTAGTCAGACAATAAATGAAATGAGTCATTCTAAGCCATTTCACATTAGATGTTGTCAGAACTTCCCGCAGCACCCTCCAATCCCATGTCAGTGAAAGTTAAATTACCTGCAGTGAAAGTATGCCACAGCATTAAGACTATGCACTAGTACCTGTCAAGTATCAGTCCAACTTCTTGTGCTATATAGCCATTGCCTTGCACTTTCTGCTGTAGGGTGAGTTTTATAGGATGCTATAAAATGCACCAGTAGCAGTATCATACTTACAAAGGATCATTAAATTCAAACTTCACTGGGAAAGGTGGCCTCTTTGGTGACTGCCAGAACAAACCTGGGAAGATGACAGACTTAAGATGAAATCCTAAGGAATCAGGAACAGCCACGCATAACGTATGCCATGAATTCACAACAGGCACAAAGGGGCATTTGTACTTACTTCCATCTTTTAATCGTGTATCAAGGGGAAATGAATGAAGGAGCTGAAGAGCCTAGAGGAAAAGCCAGAGTAGCTTTAGTAATTTCTCATAAACAGACTGACAAGGCCTCACTAAATTGAGTCCTCTTTTTAGTAATGAAATCTAAGACATCTTTGTCAAGATGGAGAGCTTAAAGACGCAAGTACTACTAGACAGTGATTGTCTGTTCATTCACAGCACGAAGAATCACCTCATCTGTCCAAAGTCCAAGCAAGACACTTAATTCAACAAGCAAAGCgttccccccaccctgctgtCACTTTAGGATCCTTGCATACCAATCCATAACTGGGAATGCAATGTTTTCTCAATGTGACAACCACCACCATGGCTTCCATACACACAGATATGATATGTTTATTAATACACAACATCATGATCACATCTTTCTGACAAAATTACACAGATGCACACACTTTAAGCAACACTGTGGACCAGATTCTCAGAATGACTGCTTCTTATTTCAGCCAAGCTTTCTGTGacatctttaagaaaaatcaggGATATGAAAATGAGTTCAGTAACAAAAGTTTAGTGAGGGAAACAAAAAGCCACTGTCTTTTTCTAAAAGACATCTGATAGTCCTGCTGCTCTAGAAAAAACACAATACCTAGTCAGCTggaaaaacaccaagaaaactGCATGGAGACTACTGAACGGAGCCACCAGGAGTGAATTAATAAACCAGACTTAAAAGAACTACagtagaaagaggaaaagatgcagcatttttaagtttcaaggacagtttgtatttttatgaagaGATGGAAGTGAGTGCAAAGACTTGGACACCTAGTTATTACGGCTACCAAGTTTTCCAAAATCCTCATCAGTCTAGCACCACCTCATTTCCAGGTCTTACCCACCTTATGGCTAAAGTACTTCTCAAATTTTACTCTTGCCAGTTCCACACACTGCGTCCAACTTCGGGGTCTTCTACTGAGTGTTTTAATAACATGAAAACAGCCTTCTAAGCTCTCCCCTGATTTTATTCTCTagatagaaaaggaaatattaaaatgttaaaacagaCAAGATTCCTCCCAGTCCAGTCAACTGGTAAATGTTTTTAGTAAGTTATGGGCAAAAGGACAGAAAGGGTCACTTTGGGAAATACTATCTTTTACGTGATCCTCTCCATTGGGTTTCTCCCCAGGTGCTGTGGTCTACTTGATTTACTTCCACTCAGTCCTATGGACCATAGGCCATTAGAGactcacaagaaaaaaatactaatcaATTGAGTCTAATTTATTTACATAGTTGAATTCACTCAAAACTAAGtcttcccttcatttttctcagctgGATGCACATGAGCGTGACATCTACTATACACTTGCTAGCAGTACCTTAGTATTTCTGGTATTTCTACATCATGGATAGAGCACACATGAGCTAGAGAAGCAGCCCATGCATGAGACTTATCTGCTTAATTATGAGACACACCAGAAATACTGTTCCTATGAAAGATGAGCTAATGACTTGGCCAAATACATATTCAGGTTTTCTGAATAAAGTCAGAAAAGAACCAAATCTCACTGAActtaaatagaaacaaaatccaTAAAGCATTAATTTAAACCCTGTATTTTACCCTGGCAACACTCCCCTACCTGTAAAACTTCTTCTGCAGACAGATAGGTTTGCCAGAACTTGTTAAACAACGAAGGCTTGTGAGAAAATGAACTTTCAAactagaaaataaagagaacaaataTGGCATTTTGCAAGAAGGGTATCATATCCTCCACCTTTCCAAATACACATTAAGTTATGCTGAGCGCCAGTAAGCTTATTCCCTTACCTTATCCCTTGCCCACTGTATCGTATGCTCAATGGCAGCTGGGAAAGACTTCAAGGTGCAAAAaggtatttcttcttctggtgGATCCCGCTTTAATTAAGGAGAGTTGCATGTAAATGTAGTCTTATTAAAGTTTATTACTAATAACAGCACCAAGAATTTCTAAACTATGTAAGATTAAAACCTCCACTGTTATAAAATACAAGGTGGCTTATTTATGCTTAGAACAAAATTTGTTCTATGAACACTAAGGTATCACTTCCTGTTTATGAAGAATAGTCTAAACTCAACACTAGaaagtaaaactgaaacacaaacaacagaagaaattgCCAGCCAGCTTTTCCAAGATGTGCAGTTCGCATTCACATACACTCTCAAAGGAAATATACCCTTTCACTCAAGGCCAGAAAGACTTCTTAGCAAGACCGTTAGAATGCTCAAAATCCTGTCTCTGTCCACATAGCACCATTTCACAGTGTTCTCAAACAGTGAATTTCTACCTTGTAAAGGCAGTTTCATAAGAACTTAAGCAGAGGGATACTGCAAGAGTTTGAAGGttcattttccccttccccactgAAACAGAACTGTTATGTATGCTTGTAGAAACTGGCAGAGTAATTCCTACTACAGAGGCTTGTGTACCAGCCTGTGGAGGTGATATTCACCAAGAACACAAtaagcaggcagaaagcagtTCTAAAACAAACCCACAAGTACAAAACCAGTTTGCAATGCATTGTGGGACTAGAATCTTATTTATAGAATCAGAGAAACgttttcattggaaaaaacctttaagatcatcaagttgaccactaaaccatgtccctaagcaccacacatacacgtcttttaaatacctccagggatggtgactcaatcacttccctgggcagcctgttccagtgattcaCAACCCCctccatgaagaaatttttcctaacatccaatctaaaccttctctggcacaacttgaggccatttcctcttgtcctatcacttgttacttgggagaagagaccaacacccacctggctacaacctcctttcagggagctgtagagagccataaggtctcccctcagcctccttttctccaggctaaacaaccccagttccctcagccgctcctcatcagacctgtgctccagacccttcaccagcttcgttgcccttctctggacacgctccagcacctccatgtccttcttacaGTGAAGGGCCCGAAACTGAGCACTGCACTCGAGGTGCAagctcaccagtgctgagtacagggggacaatctctcccctagtcctgctggccacaccatttctgatacaagccaggatgctgttggccttcttggccacctgggcacactgctggctcatattcagctggttgttgaccaacacccccaggtccttttatatcaggcagctttccagccactcccCTGCAAGCCCTTAGCATTGCAAGGGATGCTTTAGAAGGGAGttttcaaggaggaaaaaaaaataatttagtccCTTGGAAGCACTTCAGAATTAGGACTTTTTCCAAAGCTTGTGTTTCATGATTTATATAGTAGTTGCTTTTAATTATTGGCCTAGTTGTAATCATCAGCTAGGTAGCAGACATGGTATCTCCAGTCTgctcaaattttatttcctgtgagctttttttcagaaaccaaGGAAGTAATTATTTCCTAATAGTACTGATCTACAGCAACTCAAACAGGCCACTTATTTTAGACAGATACATAAACAATTAAAGAATCAGAGGGCTTTATGAGACTAGCTACAGAAGGTAAGTGATGGTCTTAAAACACTTACATGACTATTGTAGGACTCTGTCAGATGAGGCACAATAACTTCCGTGTGTCCTTTTGTTCCCATAGTTCCAGAGTCTATAAGAGGACGCAGGTTTGCTACACAACGACTGACATGGAAAGACACAGACTATTAGAATACGGTGTAATCACTACACTCTTGCCTTGCAGAAATTACCAGAGCATAACCAGAATTGACTCTAGGCACTTTCAGAAGAGTGGAAAGCTTGCACCAAACTcgggaaaagaaaagattaaataagaAGAGCTATTTCAACTTAGATCAGGATACCATAAACCTGAGCCTACCTGGGTTAGGAGCATtagtaattctttttaaatataaagatcCCTActtataaatttaaatacatattcttACACATAAATAACTCAACTGTAAGACTGCCACAGtattctctctgctgctctctgctatGTGAACAGTAGCAGCCACACAACAGCAGAATTGGTTTCCACCATGAGTATAAAccccttcctccctgcagccagcaTCCCTATAAAGGAGAAAGATAAATCTGTGCAATTTGCTATCAGATCTTATAAGCAGTTGCAGACCAGGAAGATTAAGAATAGAAAAGCAGAGTTCACATAAGTGTGAAAAGTAGCCCTCGCTTCCTTTCCACAACCTACCTATCAATGTATCTCCTTGCCTCAACATTGTCCAAAGCGGTCACAATCACATCCTGCTTGGTATAGAATTCATCGCTGTAAGTGTTCTCAGTGGCTGGACAAACTTTATTAATATATGAGTCTATCTTTAAGTAAGGATTGATGTTCAGAGTTGCTTCTGCTGCAGTATAGCTTTTAGGTTTCTGAAAGTATAAATACATATCTACATCAACAATATTCAGATAAAGAACATCTGGAACACACAAGTATTGACTTCATTTGCTGATCAGATAACAATTCACTGACAGAAATGGTAGTATGCAAAACATACAACAAAGTAAATTCTTTAATCATATACCTCCCtcactaataaatattttattaatctaGTTTTATTTTGAGTTTAAAGTAGTTTATCAGAGACCACAAGGTGAAAGTGCTTAAATGGTGCAGAAGTGTATCGAGTAACTGAAACTGATGCCACGTGCTGCTTCTCAATGCTCACAAAACCCCAGAAGAAAGGAGCAGTCCACGACTGTCAGAGGATAAACCCTGTAGTTATTGTGACTATGTCTATGCAGC from Balearica regulorum gibbericeps isolate bBalReg1 chromosome 4, bBalReg1.pri, whole genome shotgun sequence encodes the following:
- the UBA6 gene encoding ubiquitin-like modifier-activating enzyme 6, which gives rise to MAADSMEIDDALYSRQRYVLGDTAMQKMAQSHVFLSGIGGLGVEIAKNIILAGVKALTVHDTKQCTKWDLGINFFIHEDDITSQRNRAEATLHRIAELNPYVHVEASTAPLDETTDLSFLMQYQCVILTEVSLLLQKKINDFCHAQQPPIKFISADVYGICSRLFCDFGDEFEVLDTTGEEPKEIFISNITQSNPGIVTCLENHPHRLETGQFLTFREVNGMSCLNGSTHQITVVSPYSFSIGDTSDMEPYLHGGIAVQVKTPKMFYFERLEKQITNPLCLVADFSKPEAPLQIHVAMLALNHFQENFGRGPNIGCLQDAEEMLKIAMSISETLENKPQVNGHVVKWLSRTAQGFLAPLAAAVGGVASQEVLKAVTGKFSPLQQWLYIDMLDIVTPLEKMGSEEFLPRGDRYDALRACIGETLCQKLHDLNVFLVGCGAIGCEMLKNFALLGVGTGQDKGLVTITDPDLIEKSNLNRQFLFRPHHIQKPKSYTAAEATLNINPYLKIDSYINKVCPATENTYSDEFYTKQDVIVTALDNVEARRYIDSRCVANLRPLIDSGTMGTKGHTEVIVPHLTESYNSHRDPPEEEIPFCTLKSFPAAIEHTIQWARDKFESSFSHKPSLFNKFWQTYLSAEEVLQRIKSGESLEGCFHVIKTLSRRPRSWTQCVELARVKFEKYFSHKALQLLHSFPLDTRLKDGSLFWQSPKRPPFPVKFEFNDPLHYGFIVSAAKLFATVYCVPFTEKDLSEETILKIISAVKVPEFRPSNKVVQTDETARKPDHIPVSSEDERNAIFQLEKSILSNEALGNDLQMKPISFEKDDDSNGHIDFITAASNLRAKMYNIEPADRFKTKRIAGKIIPAIATATAAVSGLVALELVKVVGGYPADAYKNCFLNLAIPIMVFTETAEVRRTEIRNGISFTIWDRWTIYGKEDFTLLDFINAVREKYGIEPTMVVQGVKMLYVPVMPGHIKRLKLTMQKLVKPSADKKYVDLTVSFAPETDGEEDLPGPPVRYYFVQEDN